Proteins from one Gossypium raimondii isolate GPD5lz chromosome 8, ASM2569854v1, whole genome shotgun sequence genomic window:
- the LOC105791195 gene encoding homeobox-leucine zipper protein ANTHOCYANINLESS 2 isoform X1 yields the protein MSFGGLIKSSSSSDSGSSGARVVVADFVPQNSMLSYAIAEPPLLTQHIPISMLSSPSLSLSYKRMDGHGEMGLIGENFDPGFVGRMKEDGYEIRSESDNFDVASGDDQDAAADGPSKKKKYHRHTPRQIQELESFFKECPHPDEKQRMELSRRLGLEGKQIKFWFQNRRTQMKTQLERHENVILRQENDKLRAENDLLKQAMTTPICNSCGGPAVPGEISYEQHQLRIENARLKDELTRICALTNKFLGRPLSSSGSPIPPHSLNSNLELAVGRNGFGGLNNAGTSLPMGFEFGDGSMMPIVKPMVNEMQYDRSAFVDVALSAMDELIKMAQMDNPLWIKGLGGGMESLNVEEYKRNFSSCIGMKSSSYATEATKATGLVYLRGLALVEALMDANRWVEMFPCMISRAATIDVLSSGTGVTRDNELQVMDAEFQVLSPLVPVRQVRFIRFCKQHSEGVWAVVDVSIDPSQDATDTHMFPNCRRLPSGCVIQDVDTKCSKITWVEHSEYDDNAVHHLLQPLLSSGFGFGAHRWLATLQRQCDCMAILMSQDIPGENNTGITPAGRKSMIKLAQRMTYNFCAGVCASSIHKWDKLSVGNVGEDVRVMTRKNINDPGEPHGVVLSAATSVWMPVTQERLFDFLRDERMRSEWDILSNGGPMQEMVHVAKGMGHGNCVSLLRGSAINANENNMLILQETWSDASGALVVYAPVDISSMSVVMNGGDSAYVALLPSGFAILPGISPSYHGGRSESNGALVKPEIDGSIVSGCLLTVGFQILVNNVPTAKLTVESVETVNNLISCTIQKIKAALTVT from the exons atgAGTTTTGGGGGTTTGATCAAGAGTAGTAGCAGCAGTGACAGTGGTAGTTCGGGTGCAAGGGTGGTTGTGGCTGATTTTGTTCCACAAAACAGCATGCTAAGTTATGCCATTGCTGAGCCACCTCTTCTCACCCAACATATTCCCATATCTATGCTAAGCTCTCCCTCACTTTCTCTCTCATAT AAAAGAATGGATGGTCATGGTGAGATGGGGCTGATTGGGGAAAACTTTGATCCGGGTTTTGTTGGGAGGATGAAGGAAGACGGATACGAGATTAGGTCTGAAAGTGATAATTTTGATGTTGCTTCCGGTGATGATCAGGATGCTGCTGCCGATGGACCGTCTAAGAAGAAGAAGTACCACAGGCACACTCCACGTCAAATACAAGAGCTTGAATC TTTCTTCAAGGAGTGTCCTCATCCTGATGAAAAACAAAGAATGGAACTTAGCAGGAGGCTAGGCTTAGAGGGCAAGCAAATAAAGTTTTGGTTTCAAAACAGGAGAACCCAGATGAAG ACCCAATTGGAACGCCATGAAAATGTAATTCTTAGGCAAGAGAATGATAAACTCCGAGCCGAAAATGATTTGTTGAAGCAGGCCATGACAACCCCAATATGCAACAGTTGTGGTGGTCCGGCAGTACCCGGTGAAATATCTTACGAGCAGCACCAACTTAGGATTGAGAATGCTCGATTAAAAGATGAACTAACCCGGATATGTGCTTTAACAAACAAGTTCTTGGGCAGGCCTCTCTCATCCTCTGGTAGTCCTATTCCTCCTCACAGCTTAAACTCTAATTTGGAGCTTGCAGTTGGAAGGAATGGTTTTGGTGGCCTGAACAATGCAGGAACGTCCTTGCCAATGGGATTTGAGTTTGGTGATGGGTCTATGATGCCCATAGTGAAACCTATGGTCAATGAAATGCAGTATGACAGGTCAGCCTTTGTAGATGTTGCTTTGTCAGCTATGGATGAATTAATTAAGATGGCGCAGATGGATAATCCTCTTTGGATTAAAGGTTTGGGTGGTGGGATGGAATCCTTGAATGTTGAGGAGTACAAGAGGAATTTCTCCTCTTGCATTGGCATGAAATCGAGCAGCTACGCAACTGAGGCTACAAAGGCAACTGGACTGGTTTACCTTCGTGGCTTGGCTCTTGTGGAGGCACTGATGGATGCG AATCGTTGGGTAGAAATGTTTCCGTGCATGATTTCTAGAGCAGCAACCATTGATGTGCTATCCAGTGGCACGGGTGTAACCAGAGACAATGAGTTGCAAGTG ATGGACGCTGAATTTCAAGTGCTTTCACCTCTGGTTCCCGTCCGTCAAGTGAGATTCATCCGGTTTTGTAAGCAGCATTCTGAGGGTGTATGGGCTGTGGTTGATGTTTCAATTGATCCCAGCCAAGATGCTACAGATACACATATGTTTCCAAACTGCAGGAGGCTTCCCTCTGGCTGTGTTATCCAAGATGTGGATACTAAGTGCTCCAAG ATTAcatgggttgaacactcggagTATGATGACAATGCTGTCCACCATCTCTTACAGCCGTTACTCAGTTCAGGTTTTGGCTTTGGTGCACACAGGTGGCTCGCCACTCTCCAAAGGCAGTGTGACTGCATGGCAATACTTATGTCACAAGACATCCCTGGTGAAAATAATACAG GAATAACTCCAGCTGGGAGGAAAAGCATGATAAAGCTTGCACAGCGCATGACATATAACTTCTGCGCTGGAGTTTGTGCATCGAGCATTCATAAATGGGACAAGCTTAGTGTTGGTAATGTTGGCGAAGATGTCAGGGTGATGACCCGGAAGAATATAAATGATCCTGGTGAGCCACACGGGGTTGTGTTGAGTGCTGCTACTTCTGTTTGGATGCCAGTAACTCAAGAACGGCTGTTTGATTTCTTGCGGGATGAACGGATGCGAAGCGAGTGGGACATTTTGTCCAATGGTGGGCCAATGCAAGAGATGGTGCATGTTGCCAAGGGAATGGGTCATGGTAACTGTGTCTCTCTCCTTCGTGGCAGC GCCATTAATGCAAATGAGAACAACATGCTAATTTTACAAGAAACATGGAGTGATGCCTCTGGTGCATTAGTAGTTTACGCACCTGTTGACATATCATCAATGAGTGTGGTGATGAATGGTGGGGATTCAGCATATGTGGCACTCTTACCATCCGGATTTGCAATTCTTCCTGGTATTTCACCAAGTTATCACGGTGGGCGAAGCGAGTCCAATGGAGCACTGGTGAAACCTGAAATTGATGGAAGCATAGTCAGTGGATGCCTACTTACTGTTGGTTTTCAGATTTTGGTCAATAACGTTCCTACTGCTAAACTAACAGTGGAGTCGGTGGAAACTGTGAACAATCTCATCTCCTGCACTATTCAAAAAATCAAAGCTGCCTTAACAGTAACATAG
- the LOC105791195 gene encoding homeobox-leucine zipper protein ANTHOCYANINLESS 2 isoform X2, with protein sequence MSFGGLIKSSSSSDSGSSGARVVVADFVPQNSMLSYAIAEPPLLTQHIPISMLSSPSLSLSYKRMDGHGEMGLIGENFDPGFVGRMKEDGYEIRSESDNFDVASGDDQDAAADGPSKKKKYHRHTPRQIQELESFFKECPHPDEKQRMELSRRLGLEGKQIKFWFQNRRTQMKTQLERHENVILRQENDKLRAENDLLKQAMTTPICNSCGGPAVPGEISYEQHQLRIENARLKDELTRICALTNKFLGRPLSSSGSPIPPHSLNSNLELAVGRNGFGGLNNAGTSLPMGFEFGDGSMMPIVKPMVNEMQYDRSAFVDVALSAMDELIKMAQMDNPLWIKGLGGGMESLNVEEYKRNFSSCIGMKSSSYATEATKATGLVYLRGLALVEALMDANRWVEMFPCMISRAATIDVLSSGTGVTRDNELQVMDAEFQVLSPLVPVRQVRFIRFCKQHSEGVWAVVDVSIDPSQDATDTHMFPNCRRLPSGCVIQDVDTKCSKITWVEHSEYDDNAVHHLLQPLLSSGFGFGAHRWLATLQRQCDCMAILMSQDIPGITPAGRKSMIKLAQRMTYNFCAGVCASSIHKWDKLSVGNVGEDVRVMTRKNINDPGEPHGVVLSAATSVWMPVTQERLFDFLRDERMRSEWDILSNGGPMQEMVHVAKGMGHGNCVSLLRGSAINANENNMLILQETWSDASGALVVYAPVDISSMSVVMNGGDSAYVALLPSGFAILPGISPSYHGGRSESNGALVKPEIDGSIVSGCLLTVGFQILVNNVPTAKLTVESVETVNNLISCTIQKIKAALTVT encoded by the exons atgAGTTTTGGGGGTTTGATCAAGAGTAGTAGCAGCAGTGACAGTGGTAGTTCGGGTGCAAGGGTGGTTGTGGCTGATTTTGTTCCACAAAACAGCATGCTAAGTTATGCCATTGCTGAGCCACCTCTTCTCACCCAACATATTCCCATATCTATGCTAAGCTCTCCCTCACTTTCTCTCTCATAT AAAAGAATGGATGGTCATGGTGAGATGGGGCTGATTGGGGAAAACTTTGATCCGGGTTTTGTTGGGAGGATGAAGGAAGACGGATACGAGATTAGGTCTGAAAGTGATAATTTTGATGTTGCTTCCGGTGATGATCAGGATGCTGCTGCCGATGGACCGTCTAAGAAGAAGAAGTACCACAGGCACACTCCACGTCAAATACAAGAGCTTGAATC TTTCTTCAAGGAGTGTCCTCATCCTGATGAAAAACAAAGAATGGAACTTAGCAGGAGGCTAGGCTTAGAGGGCAAGCAAATAAAGTTTTGGTTTCAAAACAGGAGAACCCAGATGAAG ACCCAATTGGAACGCCATGAAAATGTAATTCTTAGGCAAGAGAATGATAAACTCCGAGCCGAAAATGATTTGTTGAAGCAGGCCATGACAACCCCAATATGCAACAGTTGTGGTGGTCCGGCAGTACCCGGTGAAATATCTTACGAGCAGCACCAACTTAGGATTGAGAATGCTCGATTAAAAGATGAACTAACCCGGATATGTGCTTTAACAAACAAGTTCTTGGGCAGGCCTCTCTCATCCTCTGGTAGTCCTATTCCTCCTCACAGCTTAAACTCTAATTTGGAGCTTGCAGTTGGAAGGAATGGTTTTGGTGGCCTGAACAATGCAGGAACGTCCTTGCCAATGGGATTTGAGTTTGGTGATGGGTCTATGATGCCCATAGTGAAACCTATGGTCAATGAAATGCAGTATGACAGGTCAGCCTTTGTAGATGTTGCTTTGTCAGCTATGGATGAATTAATTAAGATGGCGCAGATGGATAATCCTCTTTGGATTAAAGGTTTGGGTGGTGGGATGGAATCCTTGAATGTTGAGGAGTACAAGAGGAATTTCTCCTCTTGCATTGGCATGAAATCGAGCAGCTACGCAACTGAGGCTACAAAGGCAACTGGACTGGTTTACCTTCGTGGCTTGGCTCTTGTGGAGGCACTGATGGATGCG AATCGTTGGGTAGAAATGTTTCCGTGCATGATTTCTAGAGCAGCAACCATTGATGTGCTATCCAGTGGCACGGGTGTAACCAGAGACAATGAGTTGCAAGTG ATGGACGCTGAATTTCAAGTGCTTTCACCTCTGGTTCCCGTCCGTCAAGTGAGATTCATCCGGTTTTGTAAGCAGCATTCTGAGGGTGTATGGGCTGTGGTTGATGTTTCAATTGATCCCAGCCAAGATGCTACAGATACACATATGTTTCCAAACTGCAGGAGGCTTCCCTCTGGCTGTGTTATCCAAGATGTGGATACTAAGTGCTCCAAG ATTAcatgggttgaacactcggagTATGATGACAATGCTGTCCACCATCTCTTACAGCCGTTACTCAGTTCAGGTTTTGGCTTTGGTGCACACAGGTGGCTCGCCACTCTCCAAAGGCAGTGTGACTGCATGGCAATACTTATGTCACAAGACATCCCTG GAATAACTCCAGCTGGGAGGAAAAGCATGATAAAGCTTGCACAGCGCATGACATATAACTTCTGCGCTGGAGTTTGTGCATCGAGCATTCATAAATGGGACAAGCTTAGTGTTGGTAATGTTGGCGAAGATGTCAGGGTGATGACCCGGAAGAATATAAATGATCCTGGTGAGCCACACGGGGTTGTGTTGAGTGCTGCTACTTCTGTTTGGATGCCAGTAACTCAAGAACGGCTGTTTGATTTCTTGCGGGATGAACGGATGCGAAGCGAGTGGGACATTTTGTCCAATGGTGGGCCAATGCAAGAGATGGTGCATGTTGCCAAGGGAATGGGTCATGGTAACTGTGTCTCTCTCCTTCGTGGCAGC GCCATTAATGCAAATGAGAACAACATGCTAATTTTACAAGAAACATGGAGTGATGCCTCTGGTGCATTAGTAGTTTACGCACCTGTTGACATATCATCAATGAGTGTGGTGATGAATGGTGGGGATTCAGCATATGTGGCACTCTTACCATCCGGATTTGCAATTCTTCCTGGTATTTCACCAAGTTATCACGGTGGGCGAAGCGAGTCCAATGGAGCACTGGTGAAACCTGAAATTGATGGAAGCATAGTCAGTGGATGCCTACTTACTGTTGGTTTTCAGATTTTGGTCAATAACGTTCCTACTGCTAAACTAACAGTGGAGTCGGTGGAAACTGTGAACAATCTCATCTCCTGCACTATTCAAAAAATCAAAGCTGCCTTAACAGTAACATAG
- the LOC105791195 gene encoding homeobox-leucine zipper protein ANTHOCYANINLESS 2 isoform X3, with translation MDGHGEMGLIGENFDPGFVGRMKEDGYEIRSESDNFDVASGDDQDAAADGPSKKKKYHRHTPRQIQELESFFKECPHPDEKQRMELSRRLGLEGKQIKFWFQNRRTQMKTQLERHENVILRQENDKLRAENDLLKQAMTTPICNSCGGPAVPGEISYEQHQLRIENARLKDELTRICALTNKFLGRPLSSSGSPIPPHSLNSNLELAVGRNGFGGLNNAGTSLPMGFEFGDGSMMPIVKPMVNEMQYDRSAFVDVALSAMDELIKMAQMDNPLWIKGLGGGMESLNVEEYKRNFSSCIGMKSSSYATEATKATGLVYLRGLALVEALMDANRWVEMFPCMISRAATIDVLSSGTGVTRDNELQVMDAEFQVLSPLVPVRQVRFIRFCKQHSEGVWAVVDVSIDPSQDATDTHMFPNCRRLPSGCVIQDVDTKCSKITWVEHSEYDDNAVHHLLQPLLSSGFGFGAHRWLATLQRQCDCMAILMSQDIPGENNTGITPAGRKSMIKLAQRMTYNFCAGVCASSIHKWDKLSVGNVGEDVRVMTRKNINDPGEPHGVVLSAATSVWMPVTQERLFDFLRDERMRSEWDILSNGGPMQEMVHVAKGMGHGNCVSLLRGSAINANENNMLILQETWSDASGALVVYAPVDISSMSVVMNGGDSAYVALLPSGFAILPGISPSYHGGRSESNGALVKPEIDGSIVSGCLLTVGFQILVNNVPTAKLTVESVETVNNLISCTIQKIKAALTVT, from the exons ATGGATGGTCATGGTGAGATGGGGCTGATTGGGGAAAACTTTGATCCGGGTTTTGTTGGGAGGATGAAGGAAGACGGATACGAGATTAGGTCTGAAAGTGATAATTTTGATGTTGCTTCCGGTGATGATCAGGATGCTGCTGCCGATGGACCGTCTAAGAAGAAGAAGTACCACAGGCACACTCCACGTCAAATACAAGAGCTTGAATC TTTCTTCAAGGAGTGTCCTCATCCTGATGAAAAACAAAGAATGGAACTTAGCAGGAGGCTAGGCTTAGAGGGCAAGCAAATAAAGTTTTGGTTTCAAAACAGGAGAACCCAGATGAAG ACCCAATTGGAACGCCATGAAAATGTAATTCTTAGGCAAGAGAATGATAAACTCCGAGCCGAAAATGATTTGTTGAAGCAGGCCATGACAACCCCAATATGCAACAGTTGTGGTGGTCCGGCAGTACCCGGTGAAATATCTTACGAGCAGCACCAACTTAGGATTGAGAATGCTCGATTAAAAGATGAACTAACCCGGATATGTGCTTTAACAAACAAGTTCTTGGGCAGGCCTCTCTCATCCTCTGGTAGTCCTATTCCTCCTCACAGCTTAAACTCTAATTTGGAGCTTGCAGTTGGAAGGAATGGTTTTGGTGGCCTGAACAATGCAGGAACGTCCTTGCCAATGGGATTTGAGTTTGGTGATGGGTCTATGATGCCCATAGTGAAACCTATGGTCAATGAAATGCAGTATGACAGGTCAGCCTTTGTAGATGTTGCTTTGTCAGCTATGGATGAATTAATTAAGATGGCGCAGATGGATAATCCTCTTTGGATTAAAGGTTTGGGTGGTGGGATGGAATCCTTGAATGTTGAGGAGTACAAGAGGAATTTCTCCTCTTGCATTGGCATGAAATCGAGCAGCTACGCAACTGAGGCTACAAAGGCAACTGGACTGGTTTACCTTCGTGGCTTGGCTCTTGTGGAGGCACTGATGGATGCG AATCGTTGGGTAGAAATGTTTCCGTGCATGATTTCTAGAGCAGCAACCATTGATGTGCTATCCAGTGGCACGGGTGTAACCAGAGACAATGAGTTGCAAGTG ATGGACGCTGAATTTCAAGTGCTTTCACCTCTGGTTCCCGTCCGTCAAGTGAGATTCATCCGGTTTTGTAAGCAGCATTCTGAGGGTGTATGGGCTGTGGTTGATGTTTCAATTGATCCCAGCCAAGATGCTACAGATACACATATGTTTCCAAACTGCAGGAGGCTTCCCTCTGGCTGTGTTATCCAAGATGTGGATACTAAGTGCTCCAAG ATTAcatgggttgaacactcggagTATGATGACAATGCTGTCCACCATCTCTTACAGCCGTTACTCAGTTCAGGTTTTGGCTTTGGTGCACACAGGTGGCTCGCCACTCTCCAAAGGCAGTGTGACTGCATGGCAATACTTATGTCACAAGACATCCCTGGTGAAAATAATACAG GAATAACTCCAGCTGGGAGGAAAAGCATGATAAAGCTTGCACAGCGCATGACATATAACTTCTGCGCTGGAGTTTGTGCATCGAGCATTCATAAATGGGACAAGCTTAGTGTTGGTAATGTTGGCGAAGATGTCAGGGTGATGACCCGGAAGAATATAAATGATCCTGGTGAGCCACACGGGGTTGTGTTGAGTGCTGCTACTTCTGTTTGGATGCCAGTAACTCAAGAACGGCTGTTTGATTTCTTGCGGGATGAACGGATGCGAAGCGAGTGGGACATTTTGTCCAATGGTGGGCCAATGCAAGAGATGGTGCATGTTGCCAAGGGAATGGGTCATGGTAACTGTGTCTCTCTCCTTCGTGGCAGC GCCATTAATGCAAATGAGAACAACATGCTAATTTTACAAGAAACATGGAGTGATGCCTCTGGTGCATTAGTAGTTTACGCACCTGTTGACATATCATCAATGAGTGTGGTGATGAATGGTGGGGATTCAGCATATGTGGCACTCTTACCATCCGGATTTGCAATTCTTCCTGGTATTTCACCAAGTTATCACGGTGGGCGAAGCGAGTCCAATGGAGCACTGGTGAAACCTGAAATTGATGGAAGCATAGTCAGTGGATGCCTACTTACTGTTGGTTTTCAGATTTTGGTCAATAACGTTCCTACTGCTAAACTAACAGTGGAGTCGGTGGAAACTGTGAACAATCTCATCTCCTGCACTATTCAAAAAATCAAAGCTGCCTTAACAGTAACATAG